From a single Cryptococcus neoformans var. neoformans B-3501A chromosome 3, whole genome shotgun sequence genomic region:
- a CDS encoding hypothetical protein (Match to ESTs gb|CF189731.1|CF189731, gb|CF189732.1|CF189732), with the protein MSVAVIQGASGGLGQALTRYILRHTGLTVYALTHQASSQGVRESLLSEVWDKGKHDSERLTVVSNVDVREEEGLRRGAEMIRSREGSGSVRVVVCLAGILKAEKSLSSINLHDALSSFQINALGQLITYTHIVPLIPTKNELSILKAKWNSEEEGHDPAKGMVNGDHSICCSLSARVGSIKDNEKGGWYSYRSSKAAVNQIIRTLDHELYNRSSSAIAYAYHPGTVLTSFTSPIIGSPKPHLSQGLLTVDQAINCLVNIMSQVKRGVQGSQNGVDWGGRCWDWKGDVVEW; encoded by the exons ATGTCCGTCGCTGTCATTCAAGGAGCATCCGGTGGCCTCGGTCAGGCGCTGACCCGCTACATTTTACGCCACACCGGCCTTACTGTATACGCACTCACTCATCAAGCTTCATCCCAAGGGGTCAGAGAATCCTTGTTGTCTGAAGTATGGGACAAGGGAAAGCATGATAGTGAGAGGCTTACTGTCGTTTCCAATGTGGAcgtgagagaagaagagggactaagaagaggagcagaaATGATTAGGTCaagggaaggaagcggGAGTGTTAGAGTTGTTGTCTGCCTCGCAGGTATT CTGAAGGCGGAAAAATCACTATCTTCAATCAATCTTCATGACGCTCTTTCGTCCTTCCAAATCAACGCTTTAGGGCAGCTAATTACTTACACGCACATCGTACCCCTGATACCGACCAAGAATGAGCTATCGATTCTCAAAGCAAAATGGAAttctgaagaggaaggacaTGATCCGGCGAAAGGCATGGTAAACGGCGATCATTCAATATGTTGCTCGTTGAGCGCTCGAGTAGGAAGCATTAAGGATAATGAGAAAGGGGGATGGTACTCATACCGATC TTCTAAAGCAGCTGTGAACCAGATCATTCGTACTCTTGATCATGAG TTATACAATAGATCATCTTCAGCAATTGCATATGCCTATCATCCTGGCACGGTCTTGACCTCTTTCACATCTCCCATCATTGGCTCTCCTAAGCCCCATCTTTCGCAGGGTCTGCTTACAGTTGACCAAGCAATCAACTGTCTGGTGAACATCATGAGTCAAGTTAAGAGGGGAGTACAAGGGAGCCAGAACGGAGTTGATTGgggtggaagatgttgggATTGGAAAGGGGATGTGGTCGAATGGTAG
- a CDS encoding hypothetical protein (HMMPfam hit to Cys_Met_Meta_PP, Cys/Met metabolism PLP-dependent enzyme, score: -185.7, E(): 6.8e-08), which translates to MPTSTSNLPAPIPLGCSVPALTAHAISVSLPTWEDNIGYEEGHKRVVDKMETGYPRFFIHRSIQKLAALCLSKFGQPNELCILLPAPRVAAAGRDFLAAQDPPIPSRTVEFVICPSSKSLTDLSSAKSLGIDCIELQILLFDKDKWPYGKAFWQHTGDGVSSRMAERALSFLGETPAGVQSRAPSPPTLERPASKAPSSRNRHYSKRTGSVPPTPTTPSESPYSMPQSSTVLEKPPVDPITDENLTSDLTTYLEERYGRNLPLFNAPLAKQALKRRIAGGLLPSDEDYGKIEDVARGAGSGKKAVTEENVYLYPCGMSAIWHAHDISRIARKLQGEAEGKSVCYGFPYTDTLKILNKWGPGCHFLGTGGSEDINALEKILVEAKENPNEPPILALFCEFPSNPLLRSPDLVRIRELADKYSFFIIVDETIGNFINVEVVTFADIVVSSLTKIFSGDANVMGGSLILNPNGPHYDTLKAAQSSVYEDYYYPEDAVYMERNSRDYRARIKKVNDNAYDMCDFLHKRSLDDESTPAEGKVLKKVYYPRYITPETYAQAQRHPTLGKGGYGGLFSLTFTSLAASKAFYDAIGCAKGPSLGTSFTLASPYTILAHYLELDWAAGYGVEKGLVRISVGQEDQSVLKTWFETALAASEAAGRAEKEGRKE; encoded by the exons ATGCCCACATCAACGAGTAACCTTCCAGCGCCTATCCCTCTTGGTTGTTCCGTTCCCGCTCTTACGGCTCATGCCATCTCTGTGTCTCTCCCCACTTGGGAGGACAACATCGGATACGAAGAAGGCCACAAACGCGTAGTCGACAAAATGGAGACTGGTTACCCTCGATTCTTTATTCACCGTAGTATTCAAAAG CTCGCTGCCCTATGTCTCTCCAAATTCGGTCAGCCTAACGAACTTTGTATTCTCTTGCCCGCTCCTCGTGTCGCTGCTGCAGGCCGTGATTTCCTCGCAGCTCAAGATCCTCCTATCCCTTCTCGAACGGTTGAGTTCGTTATCTGTCCTTCCAGTAAATCGCTCACCGATCTATCCTCCGCCAAATCCCTCGGTATCGACTGTATCGAGCTCCAGATCCTTTTGTTTGATAAGGACAAATGGCCTTATGGTAAAGCATTCTGGCAGCACACCGGTGATGGTGTTTCGTCACGTATGGCTGAGAGGgccctctctttcctcggTGAGACACCAGCTGGTGTCCAGTCCAGAgcgccttctcctccaaccTTAGAAAGGCCCGCGAGCAAGGCTCCCAGTTCAAGGAACAGACATTACTCTAAGAGGACCGGTTCGGTACCTCCTACCCCGACTACACCTAGCGAATCACCCTACAGCATGCCTCAATCCTCTACGGTCCTCGAGAAGCCTCCAGTCGACCCCATCACAGACGAAAACCTCACCTCTGATTTGACGACTTACCTCGAAGAACGATACGGGCGCAACCTCCCTTTATTCAACGCTCCCCTTGCCAAGCAAGCTCTCAAGCGGCGAATTGCTGGAGGATTGTTGCCTAGTGATGAGGACTATGGCAAAATCGAGGATGTTGCTCGAGGTGCCGGTTCGGGAAAGAAGGCCGTGACTGAGGAAAATGTGTATCTTTACCCCTGTGGAATGAGCGCCATTTGGCACGCGCACGACATTTCGAGGATTGCGCGAAAGCTTCAGGGCGAGGCTGAAGGGAAAAGTGTCTGCTACGG TTTCCCGTACACTGACACTTTGAAAATTCTTAATAAATGGGGACCTGGTTGCCATTTCCTTGGTACTGGCGGATCCGAAGACATCAATGCCCTTGAGAAAATCCTCGTGGAGGCCAAAGAAAATCCCAATGAACCCCCTATTCTTGCTTTATTCTGTGAATTCCCATCTAATCCCTTGCTCCGAAGTCCAGATCTTGTTCGCATCAGAGAACTTGCGGACAAATATagtttcttcatcatcgttgaTGAAACTATTGGTAACTTCATTAACGTCGAAGTCGTGACCTTTGCGGATATTGTGGTCAGCAGTTTAACCAAGATTTTCAGTGGTGATGCCAATGTgatgggaggaag CCTTATCCTTAACCCTAATGGCCCTCATTACGACACACTCAAGGCTGCTCAATCTTCGGTATACGAAGATTATTATTATCCTGAAGATGCGGTTTATATGGAACGCAACTCCCGCGACTATCGCGCTCGTATCAAGAAAGTTAACGACAACGCATACGACATGTGCGATTTCCTGCACAAACGGTCCCTGGACGATGAGTCTACTCCTGCTGAAGGCAAAGTGTTAAAGAAGGTATACTATCCACGGTACATCACACCTGAGACTTatgctcaagctcaacgACACCCCACGCTCGGCAAAGGGGGTTATGGTGGTCTTTTCTCCTTAACATTTACCTCGCTCGCTGCGTCAAAAGCGTTTTACGATGCTATCGGATGTGCAAAGGGCCCATCATTGGGGACGAGCTTCACCCTTGCTTCGCCATATACCATCTTGGCCCATTACCTTGAATTGGACTGGGCGGCTGGTTACGGTGTGGAGAAGGGATTGGTCAGGATCAGTGTGGGACAGGAAGATCAATCAGTGTTGAAGACGTGGTTTGAAACAGCATTGGCGGCAAGTGAGGCAGCAGGTAGggcagaaaaggaagggcgAAAGGAATAG
- a CDS encoding hypothetical protein (HMMPfam hit to WD40, WD domain, G-beta repeat, score: 104.7, E(): 2.1e-28), producing the protein MGKRTADAADLPVSKAAATGQATAREPAADDEMGEFEDRWEDEIESEEEVVEHDADGEADGKSCSEDAEPAAAPTQTYLPGTAIAEDEQLVPDNSVYLALHSLSYAWPCLSFDVLRDSLGTDRATYPHTSWIVTGTQAGEVPGEGKAKDEVVIMRLGNLSKTQHDDDDDSDDGKDDDDDEADDEDATLDFLTIPHVGSVNRVRAAPAPVGGAVPDPYHVATFSETGKVHIFDVRPYIDTLAGPSRPRQKLPVHTISNHGRAEGFAVEWGATGLLTGDIDRKIYLTTLTPSGFTTSPNPYLSHTSSVEDLQWSPTEPTVFASASADRTVRVWDVRAKGRRSVVSVEAHSEDVNVISWNKTVDYLLVSGGDEGGLKVWDLRMFKDTPSPVAQFQWHTAPITSVEWHPTDSSVFAASGSDDQLTLWDLSVEPDEDEAPIGPADGNITAVPPQLLFVHQGQKDVKELHWHPQIPGMVISTASDSFNVFKTISC; encoded by the exons ATGGGAAAACGAACAGCAGACGCAGCAGACCTTCCCGTGTCCAAGGCGGCCGCCACAGGCCAGGCGACGGCGCGGGAGCCCGCCGCCGACGACGAGATGGGCGAGTTTGAGGACAGATGGGAAGACGAGAtcgagagcgaagaggaggtcGTCGAGCACGATGCGGACGGCGAAGCAGATGGCAAGTCGTGCTCC GAAGACGCCGAGCCCGCTGCCGCGCCCACCCAGACGTACCTCCCCGGCACAGCCATCGCCGAAGACGAGCAGCTCGTGCCCGACAACTCGGTCTACCTCGCCCTCCATTCGCTCTCCTATGCGTGGCCCTGCCTGTCGTTCGACGTCCTGCGCGATAGCCTCGGCACAGACCGCGCGACGTACCCGCACACCTCGTGGATCGTCACCGGCACGCAGGCCGGCGAAGTCCCCGGCGAGGGCAAGGCCAAGGACGAGGTCGTCATCATGCGCCTCGGCAACCTGTCCAAGACCCAgcacgacgacgacgatgattcCGACGACGGGaaagacgacgacgacgacgaggcggacgacgaagatgcCACCCTGGACTTTCTGACCATCCCGCACGTCGGTTCGGTCAACCGTGTGCGTGCGGCCCCGGCTCCCGTAGGCGGCGCCGTGCCCGACCCGTACCACGTCGCCACCTTTTCCGAGACCGGCAAGGTCCATATCTTTGACGTCCGCCCTTATATCGACACCCTCGCCGGTCCCTCGCGCCCCCGTCAAAAGCTGCCAGTGcacaccatctccaaccacGGCCGCGCAGAAGGTTTTGCCGTCGAGTGGGGAGCTACCGGCCTGCTGACGGGCGATATCGACCGCAAAATCTACTTGACCACCCTCACACCCTCCGGCTTCACCACTTCCCCCAACCCTTACCTCAGCCACACCTCCAGCGTCGAGGATCTTCAATGGAGTCCTACTGAACCTACCGTCTTTGCCTCGGCTTCTGCAGACAGGACCGTCAGGGTCTGGGACGTGCGTgcaaagggaagaaggagtgtCGTCAGCGTCGAGGCGCACAGCGAGGACGTCAATGTCATCAGCTGGAATAAAACAGTCGACTACCTCTTGGTTTCTGGCGGTGATGAGGGTGGATTGAAAGTTTGGGATTTGAGAATGTTCAAAGA CACACCATCCCCCGTCGCTCAGTTCCAGTGGCATACCGCACCCATCACATCCGTCGAATGGCACCCGACCGACTCTTCCGTCTTTGCCGCCTCTGGCTCCGACGACCAACTCACCCTGTGGGACTTGTCCGTCGAGCccgacgaggacgaggcgCCTATCGGCCCCGCAGACGGGAACATCACCGCCGTCCCACCCCAATTGCTGTTCGTCCACCAGGGACAAAAGGATGTCAAGGAGTTGCACTGGCACCCCCAGATCCCGGGCATGGTTATCAGCACGGCGTCCGATTCGTTTAATGTCTTCAAGACTATTTCTTGCTag
- a CDS encoding hypothetical protein (HMMPfam hit to Thioredoxin, Thioredoxin, score: 59.9, E(): 6.6e-15), whose amino-acid sequence MLGQLSRPVRLSVAPLRTILTQRAFHASPIARDHILDASNEVFEKRALDADNSKPVLVDFYASWCQPCRVLTPLLKRVTGPESNYDLLTINVDEYPEVAAKYKVSALPTVVAFKNGAVKNKFVGFRGQDDINKFLGML is encoded by the exons ATGCTTGGCCAACTCTCCAGACCCGTTAGGCTCTCCGTCGCTCCGCTCCGTACCATTCTTACTCAGCGCGCCTTCCACGCTTCTCCTATAGCGCGGGACCATATTCTTGATGCCAGTAACGAAGTCTTTGAGAAGCGAGCGCTTGATGCCGATAACTCTAAACCCGTCTTGGTAGACTTTTATGCCAG CTGGTGCCAGCCTTGCCGTGTTCTCACTCCTTTACTCAAACGGGTAACCGGCCCAGAATCCAATTACGACTTGTTAACTATCAATGTTGATGAGTACCCTGAAGTTGCTGCCAAGTACAAGGTGTCTGCCTTGCCCACGGTGGTGGCATTCAAAAATGGTGCTGTCAAGAACAAGTTCG TTGGATTTAGGGGACAAGATGACATTAATAAGTTCTTGGGCATGCTTTAA
- a CDS encoding hypothetical protein (HMMPfam hit to MMR_HSR1, GTPase of unknown function, score: 243.0, E(): 5.3e-70) yields MPKTNKGGKGQKNKVYALPTAQKKKGLDVPKFQMKAKAASQAQLAPTSLGALSSNDQDISNSSFDLGNVTFHDVIDTSLTKDSSSKAFMRELRKVIERSDVIIQVLDARDPEGTRSRWVEDEVRKRDMQGKKLLGVLNKIDLVPRANLEAWLKHLRHSFPTMPFKSSTQSQKQHLSQNAVPLAQPSTVPGKQAVLQELPTTSASLGAPALLHLLKQYALSTPHSSLTVGVVGYPNVGKSSLINSLKRSRACAVAAMPGKTRVVQEVALDKGVKILDCPGVVLEDVGSHMEGEEGRRRQAEIMLRNCVKAELVQDPISPVEVILNKVEPAQLQKLYNIPAYDDVRDFLIKMALIRGRLGKGGVPDLEASAVQVLRDWNSGKISYYTTPPKFHPSSAPAPAPVVTPVLAPNEAAGDMEMGGDKVGDAKILTTLSEAFTIEGLFDNLGDDAAWEGEGVVKEEGIAEDADLIAPEPVIPPALVPEQTAPRASLTKRPFMDSEDESDADSDASDSFRPRTTLGPSPATFQSTSSNALHFPAQPQTAQANRLFTAEELAVLPSGLLDRKKVKSLAKKAKKRRAAVERTEGELMAGFMDMDMDEPGAREETEVQMPAFEQKSKKDKRKEKKETQAKQRKEMTKVVAEMEIDEDARKEAEFANFLANMNADGSDEEL; encoded by the exons ATGCCGAAAACTA ACAAGGGTgggaaagggcaaaagAACAAGGTGTATGCCTTACCAACAGCTCAGA aaaaaaagggactTGATGTCCCAAAGTTCCAGATGAAAGCAAAG GCCGCTAGCCAAGCTCAACTCGCTCCCACCTCTCTAGGAGCTCTTAGCTCCAATGATCAAGACATCTCGAACTCCTCTTTCGATCTTGGAAATGTTACTTTCCATGATGTCATTGACACTTCGCTCACGAAGGACTCCTCATCAAAAGCCTTTATGCGAGAGTTGCGCAAAGTCATCGAACGGAGCGATGTGATTATTCAAGTTCTTGATGCAAGGGATCCTGAAGGTACGAGGAGTCGTtgggtggaggatgaagtgCGGAAAAGGGACATgcaggggaagaagctgttgGGTGTGTTAAACAAAATCG ACCTTGTACCAAGAGCGAATTTAGAGGCATGGCTTAAGCACCTTAGGCATTCTTTTCCCACAATGCCATTCAAGTCCTCTACTCAAAGCCAAAAGCAGCATTTATCCCAAAATGCCGTTCCTCTTGCCCAACCGTCAACTGTTCCAGGAAAGCAAGCTGTCCTTCAAGAGCTTCCCACGACTTCAGCATCCCTTGGTGCTCCTGCTTTgcttcatctcctcaaacAATATGCCCTTTCAACACCACACAGTTCGCTCACAGTTGGTGTTGTGGGTTACCCTAATGTTGGAAAGTCTTCTCTCATCAACTCCCTGAAGAGAAGTCGGGCCTGTGCAGTGGCTGCTATGCCTGGCAAAACGAGAGTGGTTCAGGAAGTTGCTCTGGACAAGGGTGTGAAAATTTTAGATTGTCCTGGTGTAGTATTGGAGGATGTGGGTAGCCATatggaaggggaagaaggcagaagaaggcaagcGGAAATCATGCTGAGAAACTGTGTCAAAGCTGAATTGGTGCAAGATCCAATCTCTCCAG TGGAAGTGATTTTGAACAAAGTGGAACCTGCTCAATTACAGAAACTTTACAACATCCCTGCATACGATGACGTTCGCGATTTCTTGATCAAAATGGCACTCATTCGAGGGCGACTCGGCAAAGGTGGTGTCCCCGACCTTGAAGCTTCCGCCGTTCAAGTACTCCGAGATTGGAATAGCGGCAAAATCTCTTATTACACTACCCCGCCTAAATTTCACCCATCATCTGCGCCTGCACCTGCACCTGTCGTAACTCCTGTTCTGGCACCAAATGAGGCAGCGGGAGATATGGAAATGGGTGGCGACAAGGTTGGAGATGCCAAGATTCTTACCACTCTAAGTGAAGCCTTCACAATCGAGGGGTTATTTGATAATTTGGGTGACGATGCTGCctgggaaggagagggtgtggtcaaagaagagggaatTGCCGAAGA TGCTGATTTGATTGCTCCTGAACCTGTCATTCCACCTGCCCTTGTACCTGAACAAACTGCTCCTCGAGCCTCACTCACTAAACGTCCATTCATGGACTCCGAAGACGAATCTGACGCCGACTCTGACGCATCAGATTCTTTCCGACCCCGCACAACCCTTGGCCCTTCACCCGCCACGTTCCAatccacttcttccaatgCTCTGCACTTCCCGGCTCAACCGCAAACTGCTCAGGCTAATAGGCTTTTCACCGCTGAAGAGCTTGCTGTGCTTCCATCCGGCCTGCTTGATCGCAAGAAGGTCAAGTCTCTAGCCAAGAAGGCTAAAAAGAGACGTGCCGCCGTGGAGCGTACTGAAGGAGAGCTCATGGCTGGATTCATGGATATGGACATGGACGAACCTGGGGCTCGGGAGGAGACGGAAGTGCAGATGCCCGCATTTGAGCAGAAGTCaaaaaaggacaagagaaaagaaaagaaggaaactCAAGCGAAGCAGCGAAAAGAAATGACAAAGGTGGTTGCAGAGATGGAaatcgatgaagatgccaGGAAGGAGGCAGAATTTGCCAATTTCTTGGCTAACATGAATG CGGATGGATCAGATGAGGAGTTGTAA
- a CDS encoding hypothetical protein (Match to ESTs gb|CF186201.1|CF186201, gb|CF186441.1|CF186441; HMMPfam hit to NAP, Nucleosome assembly protein (NAP), score: -26.3, E(): 5.7e-10) yields the protein MSAEDFELSPGQISDSVRHQLEIEEGNKNVQYQRFHTKQTQDYLAHLRPKVKDVDQFWLIVLLSHQIVAPHVTSKLDQHALSFLEDIELKQDVNDFRPYELVFHFKENPYFTNKTLSKKYTLKKGIKPAPADGSVTDELRKFNEEQDLEVNRATIDWKDGQNLCERMPRQAQAQREGGEADDLEDGFEGDPGSFFWYFQEKADRFNFGEQFKDDILPEAFAYFEGRGESGFGGESDDEDDSLDEEDDEDEDEIDLEEDEKPKKKRKVGAH from the exons ATGTCCGCAGAAGACTTTGAACTTTCCCCAGGAC AAATTTCCGACTCTGTGCGCCACCAACTGGAAATCG AGGAGGGCAACAAGAATGTCCAGTACCAGCGATTCCATACCAAGCAGACCCAGGATTACCTCGCTCACCTCCGGCCCAAGGTCAAGGACGTCGACCAATTCTGGTTGATCGTTTTG CTTTCTCACCAGATTGTCGCTCCGCACGTCACTTCCAAGCTGGACCAGCATGCGCTTTCTTTCCTCGAGGACATTGAGCTCAAGCAGGATGTGAACGACTTTCGACCTTATGAGCTTGTATTC CACTTCAAGGAGAACCCGTACTTTACGAACAAGACTCTTTCTAAAAAATACACTCTCAAGAAGGGTATCAAGCCCGCTCCCGCTGACGGCTCCGTCACTGATGAGCTCCGCAAATTCAACGAGGAACAGGATCTGGAAGTGAAC CGCGCGACTATTGACTGGAAAGACGGCCAGAACCTGTGCGAGAGGATGCCCCGCCAGGCTCAGGCTCAGCGTGAAGGTGGGGAAGCCGACGACCTCGAGGACGGTTTCGAGGGCGATCCCGGATCGTTCTTTTGGTATTTTCAGGAAAAGGCCGATCGCTTCAAC TTTGGCGAGCAATTCAAGGACGATATCCTCCCCGAGGCGTTTGCGTACTTTGAAGGCCGTGGCGAGAGCGGGTTCGGCGGCGAGTCtgacgacgaggacgattcgctcgacgaggaggacgacgaggacgaggatgagattgatttggaagaggatgaaaagcccaagaagaagagaaag GTTGGCGCGCATTGA
- a CDS encoding hypothetical protein (Match to EST gb|CF191866.1|CF191866), which yields MPYSQKLKALLIDLNGTLHIGSESTPSAVKAIERLRSVRIPFIFCSNSTKESSASLLDKLKKIGFDVKKEELMTSLSACRMIVEEKGLKHPLLLMSPSAKEEFSTLPPSQGINHDAVILGLHPDSLSYEHLNKAFRVLKGEPLSFQEKNNSTGEHRPVLIAPHASMFMQDPGSSSFPPGLSLGIGPFVRALEEAASVKAEIVGKPTKGFFELALEKLKELSGEDFERNEVAVVGDDVDNDLGEGARELGLKRILVKTGKYRTDVEKKIEHPPDTVYDTFAAFVDDLL from the exons ATGCCCTA CTCACAGAAACTCAAAGCTCTTCTCATTGACCTCAATGGGACTCTTCATATCGGCTCGGAGAGCACGCCTTCGGCGGTCAAAGCCATTGAGCGATTACGATCCGTCCGTATACCGTTCATATTCTGTTCCAATTCAACCAAAGAATCTTCAGCAAGCTTGTTAGACAaactgaagaagattgggtTTGATGttaagaaggaagaattgatGACAAGCCTGAGTGCATGTCGAATGATTgttgaggagaaagggTTAAA ACACCCTTTGCTCTTAATGTCACCATCAGCCAAAGAAGAGTTTTCAACCCTTCCGCCTTCACAAGGTATAAATCATGATGCTGTCATTCTTGGGCTCCATCCCGACTCCCTTTCATACGAGCACCTTAACAAAGCCTTTCGCGTCTTAAAAGGCGAGCCACTTTCTTTTCAAGAGAAGAACAATTCGACAGGAGAACACAGACCAGTCTTGATAGCCCCCCACGCCTCCATGTTTATGCAAGATCCGGGGTCATCGTCATTTCCACCTGGCTTATCGCTTGGTATAGGTCCATTTGTAAGGGCCTTGGAGGAGGCAGCCAGCGTGAAGGCTGAGATCGTAGGAAAGCCAACCAAAGGCTTCTTTGAGTTGGCTTTGGAGAAGTTGAAAGAGTTGAGTGGAGAGGATTTTGAACGGAATGAAGTAGCGGTAGTAGGTGACGACGTGGATAATGATCTCGGAGAAGGCGCCAGAGAGCTTGGACTAAAAAGGATACTAG TGAAGACAGGAAAATATCGGACTGATGTAGAGAAGAAAATCGAGCATCCTCCCGATACGGTGTATGATACGTTTGCGGCGTTCGTGGACGACCTGTTATGA